In Gossypium arboreum isolate Shixiya-1 chromosome 5, ASM2569848v2, whole genome shotgun sequence, a single genomic region encodes these proteins:
- the LOC108452392 gene encoding uncharacterized protein At3g17950-like isoform X1, which translates to MAIQFSFVVLPSVSHDSTEGGWPLGLQPLNVRLGLARNHDYSGSISFNTTLTASPTSSADSSSDLDTQSTGSFFHDKSVTLGSLIGVSSILEISKRSVKGRKIEAPREKRSNTNNRSKVGLFSLCSRDSTDAEDVDAPSLGHFLTEKRRAAGEYRRTHSPTTTAYGPDELALAQPNSESNTLFVNGCVAPPRTSSCHAADDDNNYGVPVLFSCMCGQPSL; encoded by the exons ATGGCAATACAG TTCTCGTTTGTCGTATTGCCTTCTGTTTCTCATGACAGTACA gaaGGAGGTTGGCCGCTGGGATTGCAGCCCCTGAATGTGAGACTTGGATTGGCTAGAAACCATGATTACTCTGGCTCAATTTCATTCAACACTACACTCACTGCTTCTCCAACTTCCTCTGCAGATTCCTCTTCTGATCTAGACACACAG TCGACGGGGTCTTTTTTCCATGACAAGAGCGTTACACTTGGGAGCCTCATTGGTGTTTCTAGCATTTTGGAAATATCTAAAAGATCTGTCAAAGGTAGGAAAATCGAAGCCCCCAGAGAAAAAAGAAGCAACACCAATAACAGGTCAAAAGTTGGGCTATTTTCCTTGTGCTCAAGGGATAGTACTGATGCTGAGGATGTTGATGCACCATCGCTCGGCCACTTCCTCACAGAGAAAAGGAGGGCCGCCGGTGAATATAGAAGGACCCACAGTCCTACCACTACTGCCTATGGACCGGATGAGCTTGCCTTGGCTCAGCCTAATTCAGAATCGAACACGCTATTTGTTAATGGCTGCGTCGCTCCTCCTCGAACAAGTTCTTGTCACGCTGCAGATGATGATAACAATTATGGAGTTCCAGTGCTGTTTTCATGCATGTGTGGACAGCCCTCCCTCTAA
- the LOC108452392 gene encoding uncharacterized protein At3g17950-like isoform X2 encodes MAIQEGGWPLGLQPLNVRLGLARNHDYSGSISFNTTLTASPTSSADSSSDLDTQSTGSFFHDKSVTLGSLIGVSSILEISKRSVKGRKIEAPREKRSNTNNRSKVGLFSLCSRDSTDAEDVDAPSLGHFLTEKRRAAGEYRRTHSPTTTAYGPDELALAQPNSESNTLFVNGCVAPPRTSSCHAADDDNNYGVPVLFSCMCGQPSL; translated from the exons ATGGCAATACAG gaaGGAGGTTGGCCGCTGGGATTGCAGCCCCTGAATGTGAGACTTGGATTGGCTAGAAACCATGATTACTCTGGCTCAATTTCATTCAACACTACACTCACTGCTTCTCCAACTTCCTCTGCAGATTCCTCTTCTGATCTAGACACACAG TCGACGGGGTCTTTTTTCCATGACAAGAGCGTTACACTTGGGAGCCTCATTGGTGTTTCTAGCATTTTGGAAATATCTAAAAGATCTGTCAAAGGTAGGAAAATCGAAGCCCCCAGAGAAAAAAGAAGCAACACCAATAACAGGTCAAAAGTTGGGCTATTTTCCTTGTGCTCAAGGGATAGTACTGATGCTGAGGATGTTGATGCACCATCGCTCGGCCACTTCCTCACAGAGAAAAGGAGGGCCGCCGGTGAATATAGAAGGACCCACAGTCCTACCACTACTGCCTATGGACCGGATGAGCTTGCCTTGGCTCAGCCTAATTCAGAATCGAACACGCTATTTGTTAATGGCTGCGTCGCTCCTCCTCGAACAAGTTCTTGTCACGCTGCAGATGATGATAACAATTATGGAGTTCCAGTGCTGTTTTCATGCATGTGTGGACAGCCCTCCCTCTAA
- the LOC108489849 gene encoding putative E3 ubiquitin-protein ligase XBAT31, giving the protein MGQGLSCGASQENVLFSAVQVGDLETVEALVKRESNLLHHTTVYDRHSALHIAAAYGQIEILAMLLEKSVNPDVVNRQKQTPLMLAAMHGNISCVKKLIEAGANILMFDSIHGRTCLHYAAYYGHSDCLQAILSAAQSSPVAVSWGYARFVNIRDAKGATPLHLAARQRRPDCVHILLDNGALVCASTGGYGCPGSTPLHLAARGGSLDCIRKLLAWGADRLQRDASGRIPYVVALKHKHGACAALLNPSSAEPIVWPAPLKFISELNEEAKTLLEQALMDANREREKNILKGTASSIPSPSQSDSGLDDNISEASDTELCCICFEQICTIEVQDCGHQMCAQCTLALCCHNKPNPTTASLTPPACPFCRSTIVRLVVAKIKNHDDVDHDIGDVSSSKLRKTRKSRNFSEGSSSFKSLSAVGSFSKISGRGSGRIAAENECIDKP; this is encoded by the exons ATGGGTCAAGGGCTGAGTTGTGGAGCGAGTCAAGAGAATGTATTGTTTAGTGCAGTTCAAGTTGGAGACCTTGAAACTGTGGAAGCTTTAGTAAAGAGAGAATCCAATCTTTTACATCATACGACTGTTTATGATCGCCACTCTGCTCTTCATATAGCTGCTGCTTATGGCCAGATCGAG ATTTTGGCTATGCTTTTGGAGAAATCCGTGAACCCGGACGTAGTGAATCGTCAAAAGCAG ACTCCCCTTATGTTGGCTGCAATGCATGGGAATATCTCTTGCGTGAAGAAGCTGATTGAAGCTGGGGCAAAT ATCTTAATGTTTGATTCAATTCATGGAAGAACTTGCTTGCACTATGCAGCCTATTATGGTCACTCTGACTGCCTTCAGGCTATTCTCTCTGCTGCTCAATCTAGCCCTGTTGCTGTTTCATG GGGATATGCACGTTTTGTGAATATAAGAGATGCCAAGGGAGCTACTCCCTTGCACTTAGCAGCTCGTCAAAGGCGGCCTGATTGCGTACATATCCTGTTAGACAATGGTGCTCTTGTTTGTGCTTCAACTGGTGGATATGG TTGTCCAGGAAGCACACCTCTTCATTTAGCTGCTAGAGGTGGATCTCTTGATTGCATCCGCAAGTTGTTGGCATGGGGTGCGGACCGTCTTCAAAGAGATGCATCCGG GAGAATACCTTATGTAGTTGCTCTAAAGCACAAGCATGGGGCATGTGCAGCTCTGCTAAATCCTTCATCAGCAGAACCTATTGTCTGGCCGGCACCTTTAAAGTTTATTAGTGAGCTTAATGAGGAGGCAAAAACACTATTAGAACAAGCCTTAATGGATGCAAaccgggaaagagaaaagaacatCCTGAAGGGAACAGCTTCCTCAATTCCATCACCTTCACAATCTGATTCTGGGTTAGATGACAATATCTCTGAg GCTAGTGATACTGAACTATGCTGCATATGCTTTGAGCAAATCTGCACAATTGAAGTTCAAGACTGTGGTCACCAGATGTGTGCACAATGCACACTGGCATTATGCTGCCACAACAAGCCAAACCCTACAACTGCAAGTCTAACACCCCCCGCATGCCCCTTTTGCCGGAGCACCATTGTCCGATTGGTGGTAGCCAAGATAAAGAATCATGATGATGTGGATCATGACATCGGAGATGTTAGTTCCTCAAAGCTGAGAAAAACAAGGAAGTCAAGGAATTTTAGTGAAGGAAGCAGTAGCTTCAAGAGCTTATCTGCAGTTGGTTCATTCAGCAAGATCAGTGGCCGAGGCTCCGGAAGGATTGCTGCAGAAAATGAATGTATTGATAAGCCTTGA
- the LOC108452174 gene encoding 18.1 kDa class I heat shock protein-like gives MSQLIPSLFGGRRTNVFDPFSLDVWDPLFSSALANNVPSSARETAAIVNARIDWKETPQAHVIKADLPGLKKEQVKVEVEEGRVLQISGERSKEEEEKNDKWHRIERSSGKFMRRFRLPEDAVMDQIKASMEDGVLTVTVPKKEDKKPQVKTVDISG, from the coding sequence ATGTCCCAACTCATTCCTAGCCTTTTTGGTGGTCGAAGAACCAATGTGTTTGATCCATTTTCTTTAGACGTATGGGATCCTTTGTTCAGTTCCGCATTGGCTAACAATGTGCCTTCATCAGCACGTGAGACTGCAGCCATTGTTAATGCAAGGATCGACTGGAAAGAAACACCCCAAGCTCACGTTATCAAAGCCGACCTTCCAGGGCTGAAGAAAGAGCAAGTGAAAGTTGAGGTTGAAGAAGGTAGGGTTCTTCAGATAAGTGGAGAAAGaagcaaagaagaagaagaaaagaatgatAAATGGCATCGCATTGAGCGAAGCAGTGGCAAGTTCATGAGGAGGTTCAGGTTGCCGGAGGATGCTGTGATGGATCAGATTAAAGCTAGCATGGAAGATGGCGTCTTAACTGTGACTGTCCCTAAGAAAGAAGACAAGAAACCTCAGGTCAAGACTGTCGATATTTCTGGCTAA